A window of Leishmania major strain Friedlin complete genome, chromosome 27 genomic DNA:
TCTCACCCAAACGCCGCAAAGAAGCAGAGTCGAGTGCACGTCCCATACTGCAGCTTATTGAACGCTTCTTACTGTGACTATTTCTGCGTCcttggcgcgctgcacctcggAGGCCTCATTTTATGTTGCTGCTATCACGCGTGcatctgtgcgtgtggcacACGCCCAAGAGTACATCTGCTGGCCAAGGGGAATGCGGGCGTTCTCGAGTGTCTGCTTGCTgctaaacacacacacacacacatcccgCTCTGCCCACCTTCCGTCTCTCGTGTGCCGCGTATGCATGTTCgccttttctttgttgttgttgcggtTTGCGTGCTTGCTGTTAACATTGGCAGTCTTTGATGTATGCGAAGGGTCCCTTGACGCTCACACAACCATGTCTTCTGTGCACATCTGCTTGCGCGGCTAGTCATCGCGTCAAGACGAGCTCTTCGCATCTCCCACACCCTTGTTGTTGGCGTCtttgtatgtatgtgtgtatgcgctGACGTGTTCTCACTGCCCCTTGTCGCTCTTCTTCGTTCTCGGTGCTGGAGCGCCCTGCGCCATCACTCCTCGTGCTGTCCTTCTTATATCCATGTTACCGTTGGGGTGATGGGCTGGGGTGGAGTGAGCCCGCTGCGTTGTTGGCGtcatgtctctctctctctctctcccgagagagagagacaacgtGAATAAAGCAGGCAAATGTGTGCGTTGGTTTATGTTCACGTACGCTGCAGAGGCACACAACAGCTCCcctctgctcctcctccctgtTTCGCTTTTTCATTTCTTGGCTAGTGGTGACGGCTGTGACTCTTTGTGAGCATGTGAGGGCATGCCCGATATTCACTCGTGTGTGCAGGCTGCGTCGCTcgcgcctcttctccttcgaACGCGTGTTTCGCTTTCACTCTTCCCTGTTTACTCACTCAccgcccttctcctcgtccttTGACATTGCCTACTCGTGTGTCTTCTGCACGTGGTGCTCACGTCTCGCCGCAAGCGCTGTCATGTGAGAAACGGACAACGAACAAGACGAAAAGGctcctcgccccctcccctctcacACAGATACCGACACAGCCACactcgcccccctccccctcgctctctccacTTCCCGATTCACAAAGGTCTGGCACAAGCACGGTCAGAGTGTGTGCCAAGCCTTTGTGAGGCAGTGCCTGGTGTAGAGCATCCCTGTAGAGTCACAGGAGGCGAGGCCCAAAATTATTGTGTTCTTCCACTCCGCCCCGTCCCGCCTCTGCTGATACGCCGCTCCCTTTCGAGTGTGAGAGCTGAAGCGAAGTTTGAAGCGCAGCCATACACGTCGCGCCATAGActcacacgcatgcacgtgcGGTCACCCATAGTTTTAACAAGGATAAAGAGTGCCGTTGTTGCTTCCCATTGCTGATGAGCGCCACGGATCCGTACTCGCTGTCCCCGCAGAACGGTGTGGTGGAGGCGACACTCTTTCAACTGCTGTTTCCAGCTCACGTTTCCCCTGCTACCCGAGCTGCCGTGGGAAATGTTATCGCAGTGAAGACACTAAACGATAATTCTCCTGAGGGGATCGCTGGGGCACTTGTGGTGTCGTCTCCGTCTGCCTTCGAGCGAATTCGTGCATGGGAGACGATGCCCCACGGGCGTGCAGCGCGCTCGTTCCGTGGCACGAAACGCACTCAGTTTGACAACCGTGACGATCCCGCGCTGCTACACACTGtgcatgcgcagcagcggcatggcGTGTCTGCCGCGAAGGGTCCACGTGCGCGGCACTCCGCTCCAGTGGGGCCGGATCGCAGTACTGATGCAAGTGCTGACTTTAGTACAGTGCCGTTTTCGCTGCGTTTGCGAGAAGTTGAGCGGCGATTTCGGGAACAGATGAAAGTGCACCGCGGTCTGACGGCCGCGTCCCGCCAAGTCGATATCGTGGAGCGTTCTGTTCAGCTGTTTCAAGcagagcggcgcacgcgagcGTTCGCGCAGGCACTTGCAGAGCGTCAAGACGCCATCTGGGCCCGTGTGTGGCCTGGTGGCTCCCTTCCGAAGACGGAGGACACTGAAGCGACTGCGCATCGTCAAGCGGCAGCATCGGCTCGTGTTGCGCCCATGCCGGCCTCGCGCCGTAGCGACAGCTCTGCGACACCTTCGGCCAGCACCGCTATctcacccccgccccccgcGTCCCCGACGGGCTTCTTGCTCAAGGATATCCTAGACACCTACTCAAAGCCGCGTGAGCTTCGAGAGGctagcggcggcagccgaagtgcggcggctgccgctcctgctgcatcAAAGGCGACGAAGATGCCAAAAGGAGTCCCACTCGCCCCGGcacgagaggcgcagaggactGTAGCTGGGGTAGAAATTTTCCGCCCTGAGAAAACACCGAAACATTACACTGTCATCCGCTACGTCGAGGCAAGGTCCAAACacgccgcagccacacacaaCGCTGTCGACCGCCAGGGCACCTCGCCATCCTCGGCTGTCGCCCctgccaccgcggcagcggtgtccGCAGCGTCCTCGAAAGACGCTGCACGGGGGGAAGTGAAAGAGGACTCCACGCAAGCGTTCTCCAGCGTTGTGAGCGAGGTGCACCAAGCGGacgaagaaggcggaggcaaAGCCTCCGATcagagcagcgccagcgtcgccgaTGAAGCCGCGTCGATGAATGACACGTACGACACGGACACGTTCGACTCGCACGTCTCCAGTGGAACAGCTGTGGATGCTTCGATAAGCAAGGCGAAGAGCTCTGTCGTGAGCAGCATGATTCCTACGGTGGAAGCGACGTCATCTTCCCTCACGCAGAGCATCACCTCTGAAGAGGTCGAAAGCGGAGCTGCTGGGCGTCCGCTGAGGTGCAACCGCCGTGACGGTGGTaagaggagcggcgcctcCGTGGCCGATGACGAGGGCGCAACACCCTTTGCCGAAACCTTGCAAGCTTTCTTGGACGCCTGTCGGAGCGTCTCGGCTGCCTCTGCTCGACTGCTCCAGTCCCCGTATATTCGAGAGAGCAGCCATGATGCTGGTCAAGGCAGGCAACACACCCCGAATCCGGCCAAAATAGATGCCCCGCGTTCAGCCCCGAAGGCAGTGGGGGATGCTGCATCATGTGTTACCGCGAAGGCAGCCACTGGTGCAGATGTCTCTCCAGCTGCTTGGCGTGACGCCCTGCTCCGGCAGCTACGCAACATACGTCGCCTTCAGCGCTTTCGTGAACACCTGCTCCGCCACCTGAAGCGCATTGATTTGCAGCGGCAGACTCACTGCAATGCGACACGACTGCTGCGGGAAACGCAAGCCCTCGCCAAAGTACGCCGTAAACTGCTCTCCAGCTCCAGAGTCGGGGGCGAAGCATCCTTGGGGAGCATGCTGCGTCACGTGAAGGGCGTCTCCACGGGAACAGGTGGGCGGAGGGGcccgcgccgcggtggcggtagGCATGGCTACGGTGCCCCGCGGCAACAGCATTCCCTGCCGTCGTGGCTGAGAACGAGTGTCGTGAGCGACGCCGACACAATATCGGATGTGGTGCTCACCGACATGaacagcagcgtcggcgaAGACATCATTTCAGCTGACTCCGGCGtagtggaggaggagatgcggcATGGCAGCGATCAAAGCGAGACGTTCGTCTCGGACAGCATCGTCCAGGAAGAGGTAGTCAGCTGGGATGGGGCCTCCCGACACAGCGAGGTGGCCAGCGGTGGTACCGTCTTGACCGAAGTGTCGAGGAGCCAGGGGGGCGACGGTGACCCCTCTTACGGCAGCGACTCCTTCGAAGCAGCGAGTAACTCAGACGCCGCGGGGCGCTCTGCGTGGACTGCGCGGTCTGGTATGGTGGCTGAAGTCCGCCTAGACGAGATCGAGGAGGAACTCGCAAACCGATTAGCCGAAATATCGTCGGATGCCATCTCCGAAGGGAGCTCGATTCCATCCGAGGTGGAAGAACTTGTTGACCTGCTCCCCTCCTCACTCATCCCAAGCGAAgtcgaagacgacgacgcgagCCCGCAAGGCAGCTCTGCAGCCACCATGGGCTCCTACATTGCCACTGAcatgagcagctccgcggcaGGCTTGCAGGGACAGCAACGACGCATGTACGTTGGTGCAAAGGGCTCTACCGCGTGGTACGCAGCTGCCGGAGAAGGGGCAGCGGGTGGTGTCAGCGGGGCGCTGACGGATCACAAGGCGTACATTCGCGACTCCCCTGGCTCTAGTGTGTACAGCGTGCCGGAGGACGCCGATGTGGACACATCTATGCCGCAATCCACAGACGTCCGCTCGGAAGGCGCCCGAGACTCGGTGCCGAGGACGAGTGGAAGGGTAGCGGACCTTGATGCGGCAGCATccctcgcggcggcgaacGAGAAGCGTATTCGTGGAAGGGCCAGCCCGACCCCCTCGACCAAGAGCGACGGGAGCAGCAGTAGCTCTGAGGATGCCTTGACAATGTTGGAGGTGGACATGACCCTTACGAAGGGGCGTCGGCACCACGCGCTACGCTGCGCCTCTGATGTGCCGACGTTTGAGCAGCTCTACAGCCCATCCATGCCCCCGCTGGATGAAGGGCCACTGACGGGAAGCGGCAAccccagcaccaccagctctgccggcagcggccgGTCCTCCAAACCAGATCGACGGAAAGGTGGATCTGCCCACAGTGTCGGCATAGGGTGGTCGAACACCGCAGTCTCGTCCCTTCACgaacgaggcgcagcgtACCTCGTGCACTATCCGACCGCGCGGATGGAGGCCGGCACACAGGCGGAGATGCGAGCTGTGGGCACCCACCCCACGGCCATATGTGCTGCTTCAGGGATGAGAGCGACATATCCGACCGACGACTACGTTGCGCAGGGTGCGTGGAAGGCGCGTCAGCTACATCTCTTGCGGCAGCTGCGATCACCCATTGTGGATGACTCGGAGGACACGGCCAAGAACTCAGCGGAGGCCACCGACAACCCGAGTCGCGCTTttgagcagcggcatcgtcCGCCGAAGGACAAGGCCGATGCCGtgctcgacgccgccgaAGCTGCGGCGCGTGAGGAGTGGGCACAACACTGGGGTGTCGtggagtcgctgctgcagacacGTTTTTCCGCGTCATCCTGCATCGGTAGAGGCGAGCCACCGTCATCCTCGCGTCGCACAGGAAAGGTCCTCCTACAGCGCTTCCCGTCGGATTCAACGTCACCTACTCGGGACGCTTCTCAGTCGAGTGTGCCGGTGTCCTCTGCATCACGCTGAGCGAGCTggcgcctctccctccttcggAGAGGTCAGAAGCCGCACGTAGCTCGCCATTGCAGTTCTGGCGAAGTCTTGTCATGGGCATGCCTCTTGTTGCTTGCTTGTATGACGGTGGCGCGCGCTGGGGCGAAAccggagaaggagggcgcTGATCAGTCTGTGGACTGGAACGGATCCATGCGAGAAAGCTCTTATCGACGTGCATGAAGGGAAATCACGAGCAGCACAGAAGGCAGAAACTCGGTGAAGGGCAGCAGAGGGCGTCGAACACTCTCtatcagctgcagcacgcaccCGTCGTGAGCCACACGACCGCGTGATCAGCCATGTCTCTCACGTGAAGGCTTGTTTTGAAGAGGTATGGGGATGTCTTCTCTGTTGTCTATGCCGCCGCAGTTCAATCAACGCGCATTGGAGCCTTCGTCGTCCGCGCCTAaccgctactgctgctgccgtagGGTACCCCTTCACCCTCTGCGCTCCATCATGTGTCCGCCTTCTTCTTCCCGACAAGccacacgcgtacacacgcacacacacagacacacacacacacacacacacacacacacacacacacacacacacacgtagtgtggagtgtgcgtgcgtgtcacCTCTTCTGTGTggccccctctcttctccttcccccccccccacacacacacacgcactcccAAGCACCGATAGAGCTGCTCGGTGCTGCAGAAGGGCGTttgcttccttttctctcctcgTTTGCCTTGCTGCCACGTTGACGGCACCCATGGCGCATCGCAGTCGGGCCACCGTCGACCCCTCCTCCGATCAGGAGGAACGCGTCGACTTCCTCGACGACGACTGTGGCCGCAACGCGCTGCAGTTGGCAGCACGAGGCAGCACGATCGTTGCCAccctgcagcggctggccgCCCACATCCCGGCTGAGTTTACGGCCCCGAGTAGAACACCGTATGCAAGGCTCATCTTCGACTTCCGCTACTTCAAGCACCAGGATCAGATCGAAACGAACATCGCAGACTCGGCAGAGCTGCTAGTTATGGACAAGGAATTCTACGACACGCACATGGGGCTGCTGGAGAAGTTCATGGCGCTATTTAGAGGCATCTACGGCTACGCAACCGAGCTGAACCGCTACGTGCGCGAGATCCAAGACGGCCAGTACGTGGCCCAGACGCTGGATACGGTGCTAGAGTCCTTGGATGGTCGACAGCTCCTCTGCGAGCTGTATCACCTATACGGTGTGATGCTGCTCCTGATGGACCACAAAATTGGCGGCCTGGTGCGGGAGCGCATCATTGTGAGTTATGTGCGGTACCGAGGCTCTGGGGAGGCGCAcacggtggaggtggcggagctgtGTCGAGCCACTAGTCAGGGTGCAGATGGGGGTGCAGCGATAGCCGGCAGCTCCGTCGAGCGGACGCCGGTGTCACCAAGGGCTGCCGCTGGTAGTGGTACTGGCATCAGCAACTACCCGATCGACTACTTTGAGCGCGTTCCGGTGCAGAAAGGCGTTGTAGCGCGACTGCTGGCCTGTATTCGGTCCGACGACATCTACCGCATGTCCAGCCATTACCCGAACCCAGaccaccgcagcgctgccatgGCACTGCAAGGCGGTATCGCGTTCGTActcctcttcttctgcggcgacgtgctggcgcagcagctgccggtgATGAAGGAGTTGGTGGAGAAGCACTTTGCCGACAACTGGGTCGTTCACTACTACGGCGGGTACACGGCAGATTTATCTGTTGCCTGGGCAGCGTttccagcagcgcgcgcggcgctgcggcgcactcTTGAGTCGCACAGCGTCACCTATCACTTGCAGCGCATGCGTGGCGCGTTGGCACGCAGCACCGAGCGTGTGCAGGCAgtgctggaggaggggaTGCTGACAGAGAACTATGTCTTGGACAATGTACACGCGTCGCTGTTGCCCATCATCACCGAATCAAACGTGGTGCTGCGCTGGTTTGTGCTCCAAGGGGTGTGCTCCGCCTCagcgtcatcgccgccggcgtctcCGGTTTGCGGCGACCCCGATGAAGCGAgtctgcgcgccgccgcttctgctgctgggcaggcggtgcgcgccAGCTTTGAGAACGATGAGCTTCTGACGCTCCTGCTGGcaacggcgcagctggagcgaGACGTCTACTCGCGCTTCGCGGTAGTGCTGCAGGAGAAGACCGCGCGCTGGGCAGGCGCAAGGCGACAGGCGGTGTCGCGCGTGCAGAAGCTGTCGCACTTCTTCTCGGAGGACAACCTGCTCGACACGTCTGTGCACGACGCAGAGCTAGAGCGGTGGTTTGCCGAAGTCGGTGCTCGTATCACCAACCTGCACATGAAGCGGCAGAGCGCGAAGGCGACACGGCGCAAgttgcagcggctggtggcggcgttggAGAACATACAGGAGTTCGCCCAGGTGaaccagcagctgcaggtgctgcagtacGTCCGGGAGACGTGCGCAGACTTGCACCAGATGCTGCATTACCTGAACGCTGAGCGCCGTGTGCTTGGACGATTCGCCACCGTGACTGACTTCAGCTATGCGTGGGAGCTGCTCTCCGCACGCGGGTACCTCGTCCGCGAGCTGCAGGCCCGCATTCGGCGGCAGCCAGTTGTAGCGGCGCAGATGCAAGCACTCTTCGCGAAGCTCTCGTCGCTGCTTCATCTGCCGTGCATCCGCATCGATGaaggcgtcgccgtcaccgccgcgagTGCTCTGGGAGTCGACGTGCGGCTCGAGCGGGCGCTGCAGTTCACCTCTACCTTTTACTCTGAGGAAGTGGTTTCGTTTCTGCGAAGCGTTCTACAGGTGATTCCGACCTCCATCTTCGAGGTCCTGAACAAAGTCATGTACCTCCTCACGAATGCGTTGCGGGAGTGCCCAAgcaagctgcagcgcgacgaGTGGAAGCGCTGGAGCCAGCTCGAGACGCGGGAgcagctgtgcgcgtgcacggccGACATAGCCCGCTACGCAGCCGGGCTGCTGGCAATGGAGGAAACGACGGTCGGTGTCGTGCGCGTCAACCCGCATCAACTCCTGGAAGACGGCATACGCAAGGAGCTCGTTGAGCACATTACGCGCGAGCTGCACGCCGGCATCTGGTTTGACCGGTCCAAGCCGTCCACCGTCGAGGACCTCGACAaggagctggtgcagctggGGGCCCGGCTGCGTGGTGTGCGGAACTCCTTCGAGTACATCCAGGACTTCGTTAACGTGCACGGGCTTAAAATTTGGATGGAGGAGTTTCAGCGCATTGTCCGCTTCACCCTGCAGATGGAATGCAACGCCTTCTGGCCCAAAAAGGTGTACCCGTGGAGCTCGCCCTATCAATCCGCGAGCATCACGATCCCGCATTTTGCGCCGGCGAACCCGAAGGATGCATATAGCTTCCTCGGTCACCTGGTCCAGCACCTGCTGTACCTGACGGACCCGCGTGAGTCCATCTACTTTCCTGCCTACGGTGCGTGGTTCACGCGGCGCCAGCTGTGTGAGTGCGTGGGGCCGCGCTTGTTTTCCCGCGTCGCCGATGCGGTCGATTGCACCGGGCTAGCCTGCCTCGACGAGCTCCTGAGCTCCATCGCGACCAAGGACATGCAGCTACTGGTGCAACGGCTTGCCGAGTCGGTGGCGTCGCTGGAGTCGGCACAACGCGGCGCTGTGCAGGAGGTCTGGGCGCGGTGTATGCCCACCTCCTCGACTCCTGAGAAAGACGCGTTTTTGAAGGATTATGATCAGCTGGCCTCCATTCTCGaggcgtcggcagcggcgcaggaggTTGGGGTCGTTGCGATGCGCCTTGGTCGCATTGCCTTGATTCGACAGCTAATTGCTCACCAGCTGCGCTCGGACAGCAAACAAGACAGCTCTGCGCTGGTTGCGTGCACGCAGGCAGTCAacaccgccgtcgtggcAACCCTGAACAGCCACCTCGCCAAAGACCCGTTCGAAGCGAGGGCTGCCGGCTCCTCGCGATCGTGCGCAGATGTGTCGGAGGGGCTGGTGTGCGGaatggcgccgctgctgagctctGTCGGCCTCACAGACCCGTTCGCGACGGTGTACGAAGTTGCGgacgggggcgggggtggctCGCCCAGTGGTGACGACACAGCAGGTGAGTTCAGCTTTGGCGCACCTCCGCCTGCGCCAGCCaccgctggcagcggcgcggctcgCCCTGTCGCGGTACCGACGAAGTTGCCACTACCGCTCTTGGTCCTTCCGCTctgcgtggtggtgctgctccacGTGCAGAAGTGCACCTACAGCGCGCGCTTCGACAGCTGCATTCCAGCGGAGAAGGAAGACGACGTGGACCCCACCGTGCTCGCTGTCGGCGTGGCGATCCTACTGCAGCAGTTCCCGCTGGAGGCCACGCGTCTTCTTTTGCAGCTACTGGCACaggtggtgcgcgtgtccATCATCGCCAGGACCCCGACACCGAAAGGGAAGGGCaagggggcggcgccgccgctggtgtgccgctgcgccgacgcTCTCATAATGTGGATAGAGGTTCTTCAAGGCTACCTCCCGCGGTACCCGGAAAGGGAGTGGTCGCATGGGGTTCCACCCAGTGTTCCTGATCGCTACGCGCAGGGCGTGTGAAAAGCCGCGGTGGGTCGGGGAGCGGCCACCGAACGTGGTGGATGCACCCTCCGCAGCCCTACGAAGAGTTTGCCCAGGTGCCCTCAGGGCCCTATCCCACATATCGTGTTTCTTCTGCTTCCTCTTCGCGACAGGCGGCTGTCTCCGTGCTCGCCTCCGTTCCTCGCATCACATTACTTTCTTTGCGTGCAGCTATTTTGTCCACCGTGCCCCTGATATGCCaggcgccccccccctcccttcccaaCAAGTCAGCAAACATACGCACGCGCAACCACGGATCCACcttgcctctgctgcaccacggctatGCCAAGCAGCAGGGCCAACCAACACCGCTTGGCGCCACCCAGCCCACTGCAATGCCACCACGTACACCGCAGGCTAAGCCCAGAGCGACGCTCGACATCACCGCAACGCCGCGAATGCCAAAAAAAACAGCAGGCGGGTGTGTACACCTGTTGAAATGGTCGACACGATGCGTAGTGAGCCGGCACACACGTGATCACCACGGCCGCACGTCTCTTCGGCACGGCCCCGCAACGACctgtccgccgacaccacgAGTCCGCCACCCCGTACCCCCGATACCATGGTGAAGTGACCCCACATCATCGGGGTTGCATGCAACCAGAAGAAAAGGGGTTTGCCGTAGGACAATACTGTGTACTTGTGTTGGTACGTCTGTTTATGTACGCAGTTTGACCATGGGTTTATCCTGTGGGAGCCGCGACGGTTCTCGCTTCCGCTCGTCTTCGGCCACTAGACGGCGAGCAGGTTCGGAAGAGTCGCTTGGGAAAGCAGGTTCCACCCTCCAACCACCGCtacggtgtgtgtgtcggaCCACCTCTGTCAGCTGGcaggtttttttttttgcgtgaGTATGGACCCTTTCTCTTCCGCGTCTGCATCGAtgcacccctcctctctctctctctctctgtgcgccgGTTGAACGGGATGCAACGCCCTCGGTGACAGGGCAAGGCGTCTGGTGCCCACGGACCCTCACCCCATCCGCTCCCTCACGCTGGAAATCAAAAGAAGCCAGCGCCAAACAAAACAGCCGTAACGAGTTGTCGCGAGGAAGGAGGCCGAGgggacgcgcacgcgcctaCGCCCGGCcatcacccacacacacggacacccgcgcacaagtctccctcttccctttcaTCCGTCAGAATTGCTCAGATTTCCTCGCGTGCACCAGGATGAATGCAGAGGCGACGCAAGACACTTTGCCGCACGCCGCGTTCGTTTCTTCGGTGCCGACGCTCACGAAGGAGGATGTAGAGCGCTTTGGCCGGCAGATGCTGGTGGAGGAGATTGGCGCCGCTCACATGGGGCAGATCCGCCAAGCCCATGTCgtgtgcgtcggcgccggcgggcTGGGCAGCACTATTCTGTTGTATCTTGCAGCGTCCGGGGTCGGGCGGCTCACGATTGTGGACTTTGATGACGTCGAGCTGTCGAACTTGCACCGGCAGGTGATTcacacgacggcggcgatcGGCCAGCCAAAGGCGCTGAGTGCGAAGGCGTCGTGCCTGCGGCTATTTCCAGCAGCATGTATcgacgcggtggtggaggctCTCAGCCCCGCAAATGCCGAGCGGCTCTTTGCCACGTGCGACGTCGTCGTTGACGGCACAGACAACGTGGCTGCGCGCTACCTCATCAACGATGCcgcgatgcgctgcggcaaGCCTCTCGTTAGCGGAAGCGCCATGGGGTGGGAGGGGCAGCTCTCAGTGTACGGCTATCGTGGAGGCCCGTGCTATCGGTGCTTGTTCCCGCAGCCACCCCCTCAGGAAACGGTCGGCAGCTGCAACGACAGCGGCGTGATGGGCCCTCTGCCAGGCATGATCGGCTGCTTGCAGGCGTTGGAGGTGTTGAAGGTGGCGACCGGGGTCGGTGAGACGCTGAATGGTCGCCTGTTTCTCTTCAACGGTCTCCGCTTCTCCTCGCGCGTCGTCAAGTTGCGCGGGCGACAGCCGCACTGTGCggcctgcagcgctgcagcgttgGCAGACGTGACACCACTACCGCAATTagccgcgcaggcgcgcccCGAGTACGTCCCGTACTCGTGCCCAATCACCTCAGCGTCGAGTCCGCCCGGTACAtcgtgcagcgcctcggagtacgccgcgcacgcgcgcggctccgctgctgctcagcgcCGTGTCACGCTCGACGTGCGTGTACGCTTGCAGTACGACATGGCGCACTTGGCGCATTCGGTAAACGTGCCGTAccagtcgctgctgcagtggaaGCGCACGGGCACGGTGGTGACGCAGCTGGCGGACGTGTTGGACAAGGCAatgccaccgccgtccaACACACCGGATCGCATGAAAGATGGGTCTGCTGCTGTCTCCCATGGCGACGAAGGGTCACAGGTAGTGGTTTACGTGCTGTGTCGTCGCGGCATCAATTCCTTCAAGGCACTGACCTTGATTCGCGCGGCGcttgcggaggcggaggcgaggggcGACGAAGCGGCTGTCGCCCAGCTTGGCAGATACGTCTTCCGGaacgtcagcggcggcctcAACGCCTACCACCGCGAGGTGGACAGCGCCTTCCCCTACTACTGACAGCATGGTCGGTGTTCGCTCGCGACGCGTGTGTGGCCAAGTATGAAGTCAGGGGCGTCTTCCTGTTCAACCAAATGCTCCCTCCTCATAAGCGCACAGCTGCGAGGGTCAAAGCGGGTGGTAATGACGAGCGACATCTGACCCCGGCCTCTTGGCACGCGGCCAACACAGAAGAAAAGCAAGTGCCGATGCGTGTAGAGCTTCAGAGGAGGGAAAGATggggaggcgcagcgggaaATATGGTGGGCGTGAGAGCGACTTTCGCTTTAGGCGCTCTAATGttgcccttcccccttctccgtGTGGTGAGACCTCGTCTTACCGCATGAAGGTAAGCCACAAGAATCTCGTGCATGGAACGCCGGTttcgcccccaccccctacTCATCCCTTCTTTTGCTGTGAAGGATTCGCGCACATGAAGTGGCAGATCGGAGCGCACCCGAGGtcgaggcagcgctggcaaCGCACTTCTTGATGCGACACCAAGTTGATGCCTGTTCTTTCGTCCCGttctccctttttctttcaCCCAAGCTGGGCTTCACTGGAACCCCTGTCGCGTGTACGGCACGATGACTC
This region includes:
- a CDS encoding putative molybdopterin synthase sulphurylase-like protein (previous protein_id=AAZ09916.1), encoding MNAEATQDTLPHAAFVSSVPTLTKEDVERFGRQMLVEEIGAAHMGQIRQAHVVCVGAGGLGSTILLYLAASGVGRLTIVDFDDVELSNLHRQVIHTTAAIGQPKALSAKASCLRLFPAACIDAVVEALSPANAERLFATCDVVVDGTDNVAARYLINDAAMRCGKPLVSGSAMGWEGQLSVYGYRGGPCYRCLFPQPPPQETVGSCNDSGVMGPLPGMIGCLQALEVLKVATGVGETLNGRLFLFNGLRFSSRVVKLRGRQPHCAACSAAALADVTPLPQLAAQARPEYVPYSCPITSASSPPGTSCSASEYAAHARGSAAAQRRVTLDVRVRLQYDMAHLAHSVNVPYQSLLQWKRTGTVVTQLADVLDKAMPPPSNTPDRMKDGSAAVSHGDEGSQVVVYVLCRRGINSFKALTLIRAALAEAEARGDEAAVAQLGRYVFRNVSGGLNAYHREVDSAFPYY